TTATTTCTATCAGTCGATCAATAAGTGCTTGTTGCATTTCTTTGAACAAACGAACGCCTTCTTTACGATATTCAATTAACGGATCACGCTGACCATAGGCCCGTAGGTTAACACTTGACCGGGTGTAGTTCATTACCTCCAAATGCTCGACCCAAAGCGTATCAATCATTTGCAGTGTTAACCGACGAAGTAAACCACGAAAAGCATCTTCACCAAGTTCAGCCTGCTTGTTTTCTATTAATTCGGGAACACCATCATACTCTCTAAGCTCAGACAATATTGAGTCAATCTCTGCTTGTTCCCCAAGTAATAATTTATAACGTCTAGCATAAACCACCATACGCTGCTGGTTTAAGACATCATCATAGGCTAGGACTTGTTTACGCGAATCAAAATGAAAGCCTTCAATGCGGGTCTGAGCATTTTCTAGAGTATTTGATAACATCTTCATTTCTATTGGTTGATCCTCAGGTATTCCAAACTTACCCATGAGTCCTTTGACCCGATCACCACCAAACACACGCATGAGAGTATCTTCCATAGACACATAAAATTGTGTCTCGCCAGGATCGCCCTGCCTTCCCGCTCGACCCCTTAGCTGATTATCTATTCTTCTTGCTTCATGACGTTCAGTTCCCAAGACAAACAGTCCTCCTAGCCCCTTAACAGCCTCTGCCATCTCTGTAGTAGCCTCTGGTCCACCAAGCTTAATATCCACTCCACGACCAGCCATATTGGTAGCCAAAGTAACCGCTTTAATCCGACCAGCCTCGGCTATGATTTCTCCCTCCCGTTCATGGTTTTTAGCGTTAAGCATTTGATGTTTTATCCCAGCCTCTGCCAAGGCAGCTGACAACCTTTCATTAGAGTCTATTGAAGCTGTACCAATCAAAATTGGTTGCCCTTTTTCGTGAACTTCTTTGACTTTATTTATAATCGCTTTGAATTTACCTAACTCATTTTGAAAAATTAAATCATTGTGATCAATACGCGCCACCGGTTTATTAGTCGGTACCGGAATAACCTCAAGATTATAAACAGTAAAGAATTCTTCTTGCGAGGTTAAGGCGGTACCGGTCATACCAGCTAATTTGCCATACATTCTAAAGTAATTTTGGTAAGTAATTGACGCAAAAGTTTTTGACTCCCTTTGAATCGGTACACCCTCTTTGGCTTCTACCGCTTGATGTAAGCCCTCTGACCAACGCCGACCCGGTTGCAATCTTCCTGTGAACTCATCGACGATAACTACCTCATTACCACGAACAACATATTCTTTATCCTTGGTGTAAATGGCTTTAGCCCGAACCGCTGTCTCAAGATGATGTACATACTTTATTCCCTTTTCGGTATATATATTTTCAACCCCCAACATCTTTTCAGCCGCTTCAATACCAGCATCAGTTAAAGTTGCGCTTTTTAATTTTTCATCAACCAGGTAGTGTTCTTCCGGCTTTAGATTACGGGCAATATTAGCAAATAAAGTGTAGAGATTTTCTGAATCATTAGCCGGTGCGGAAATAATAAGCGGGGTTCTCGCTTCGTCAATAAGAATCGAGTCTATCTCATCTACGATAGCAAAGACATGTCCGCGTTGTCTTAAGTTTGTGGCTTCGTATTCAATATTGTCACGTAAAAAATCAAACCCGAATTCACTATTGGTCCCGTAAGTTATATCTGCCTCGTAAGCTTCTTTGCGAGTACATGGTCTAAGAAAATCATAGACCACTTTATAAGAACCAACCTCGTCTCGCTCCTCATCTTTGTCCTGATGATTTGGATCATAAATATACGACGCATCGTGATTAATTACACCAACAGTTAGACCTAGAGCATCGTATATCTGCCCCATCCACACTGCATCACGACGAGAAAGATAATCATTAACAGTTACCACATGCACCCCTTGGCCACTTAGCGCGTTTAAATAGGCTGGTAAGGTACCGACTAGGGTCTTACCTTCTCCTGTGCGCATTTCTGTGATCTTCCCACGATGCAAAATAACACCACCAATCATCTGTACATCATAATGACGGATATTTAGTGTTCGTTTTGCAGCCTCCCTAGTCAAAGCAAAAGCGTCGATTAAAATATCATCCAAACTAGTACCTTCAGCAACTAACTTTTTTAGTTCCTCAGTTTTAGTTACTAAATCTGTGTCAGAAAGCACTTTATAGACACTTTCCTTTTCATTTATAGCCTCAACAATGGGCTGAATTGACTTTAACTCCTTCTCATAAGTAGGGCCAAAAAATCTATCTAAAAACGACATAATAGAGCTTAGTATATACGCTATTAACTATAATTACAAAGATTCAGCCAGATACGCTTTTATGTAACTGTGCTAGAATAGTCCATTATATTTAACGATACACAAAATATGGAAAATGAAGATTTTTACCCCCTTTTTGACACCCTTACCATCGGTGATATTGTGCCTGAAGAAATAAATCTTGACGTATACCAAAACGAAGAATTCAAAGGGATGAGCTTTTCTGAGTTACGTGGTAAATGGGTGGTTTTAGTTTTTTACCCAAAAGACTTTACTTTTGTCTGCCCAACCGAGCTCGGTGAACTAGCTGACCTTTATGAAGAATTTAAGAAGCTAAATGCAGAAGTTATTTCTGTATCGACAGATACACCTGAAGTACACAAAGCTTGGCATGACACCTCAAACACTATTAAAAAGATAACATACCCAATGGCAGCCGACCCTTCACATGTCATATCTGAAAGCTTTGGAGTACTGATTGAGGACCAAGGAGTTACTCATCGAGGTACTTTTATAATTTCACCTGAAGGTGAGATTAAAACAATCGAAATCAGCTGTGACGCGGTTGGTCGCTCAGCTAAAGAAACACTCAGAAAATTGAAGGCAGCGAAATTTGTAAACGAGAATCCAGCCAAGGTTTGCCCGGCTAGCTGGAACGAAGGTGACGATACTTTAACTCCAGGAATTGATCTGGTTGGTAAAATATAATAGTCACCTAGATTATTATTTTTACAAAGTTAATTTTAAAACCATGCGTACGCATGGTTTTAAAATTAACTAATATGGTTTTTAGATATATAACAAATCGCCCTAACGGGCGATTTGTTATGCAATAAACTTGATCGGCAAATGATAAGTACCATTTGCATCAATTATTTTTTTGTAGTCTTTCTTTTTGTAGTCTTCTTAGCAGCTTTTTTGACAGTCTTTTTTACAGTCTTCTTAGCAGCCTTCTTCTTTGGAGCTGCTTTCTTTGTTGTTTTCTTTACTGCCTTTTTAGCTACCTTCTTCACTACCTTTTTCTTAGGAGCGGTTTTCTTGACCACCTTCTTTGCGGTCTTCCTCGCTACTGTCTTCTTTTTTGCTGTTGGCATATTGTGATGAGAGTATTTTAGTGGATAAAATTCGACCGCAAGACCTTCTCAATTTCAAAGAACAATCAGAAGAGAAAGTTTTTGCTTACTACTATTATCACGTGTAAAAAAAATTTATACAATCACTTTTGTAAAAAAAATTTGTGGATAAAAAAATGCACAAAAAAATTTTTAAAAAATTTTTTTGTGCATTTTTTTCTTACACTACCATTAGCAATCGACTTCACTCAATAATATTTACTTCAGGTATAATCGTAACTCCGGTTTTATTATAAACTTTTTTGATTATATCTTCCGAAAAACTTTTTATCTCAGCAGCATTCTGTGAACCTAAATTAATTAAAACCAAAGCCTGTTTATCAAACAGCGCCACATCACCTTTACGATAACCCTTTAAATTACAAATCTTGTCGAGAATATAACCTAACGATATTTTGACCTTACTATCGCTTGTTTTATAAATTGGTAGATTAGGATATTTATTAAGCAATACCTCACTGTCTTCAGTTGAAATAATTGGGTTTTTAAAGAAAGATCCAGCTGTACCTGTCTCGTGCCAATCTGGAAACTTATTGGAACGAATCTCAACAACTACCTTCCTTATCGCTGACTGCGTTATTTCACGATCTGAAAAATAATTTACTAAATCTGCATAACTAATTTTCGGTACTGGTTTTTTTTGTAGATTAAAATGAACAGCCACAATTATATGATTTCTTCCTTCACTTGTTTTAAAAAATGAATCTCGATACCCAAACCGACACTCATCTCTAGTAAACTTACGCCAAACACCAGAGGTAACATCGTACGTCTCCACAAAAGTAATCAGGTCTGAAACTTCAACACCGTAAGCACCGACATTTTGGACCGGGACAGCTCCGACTGTACCCGGAATAGCTGATAGATTCTCCAGTCCCCAGAAACCGCGATCAACAGTGTCTGCAATTACCTCATCCAGTATTTCTCCCGCTTGGCAGACAAGCGTAACCTGATCATTATCGTCTTCTGTATATTGTCTGCCTTTTATTTGATTATGAAACACAATTCCGTGGTAACCATTATCACTAAACAGTATGTTTGAACCACTACCAAGTACGAGAAATGGCAGGGCGGTTTGCTTCGCAAACCGCCCTGCCATTTCAACCTCATCCTTGCTATTAAGTACAACAAAGTAGCGTGCCTCACCACCAACTTTCAGCGTAGTATAGTTGCACATTAATACACTCTCCTTAACCTCAACTTCCATATAAACTTTTATTGACAACCTGCCTGAGGCTCATTTCCAGCCTTAATATTTTCAGCGAAACATGTAGCCATTTTACTAAACGACGGTTTGGCCTCTGCTCCACTTTCAAGGGCTTTAACAGCCTCTTCTTTATTCCCTTGTTTGTAATGAAGAAAAGATAACGAAACCCAATTTTGTTCATTGGCCGGATCCTTCTCTATTCTAGCTTCGTATAGTTTTATTAAGAAATCAATATCATTTACTTGGTTCACAACGCTAAGAAGAAAATCATTAGAGGAGATCCTACTTAACACATCATCGCTATTGGCCAGAGATTTGGCCTCATCACCCTGGTTATTAAGAAACAACATGGACATATAAAACTGCAAGGCTTCAGTGTTACGGTGGTCAAGATCATAAGATTCTTTGAAAAAATCTTTAGCCGTCTCATAGTCACCCTGGCTATAAGCTACAATACCCTGCTGTGAAATAATTGACTGCTTTTCCGGAGAAAGATCACGAGCAATTGCCATTTGCTTGGCAGCTTCATCCAAATTTCCAATCGCACGATAAAAACTGCCTACAAAGACATGGACCCTGGCATCACCTGGTTTCCACTCAATCAAATTCAACAGTTCTTGTTCGGATCTTGTTACATACTGCTTCTTAATGTCGTCTGGAATTTTTGAGTCCTGCATTATATTCATCGCTTGTTGAGCTAACTGCTCAACAATCTCTTGATAAGCAAACGAATCGCGACTAAGTGCACGATCAAATGCCTCTAACCGTAATTCCGGATCATTGGTACTGTAGCCATCTATTATGTCACCGGCGGCTCGCATACCAGGAACCTGCAAAGTATAAATAACCAAGACAACAACCACCGCTGCCACCGGCAAAGCGAATTGGTTAATTAAACTTTTATCAACCTTTATTTTATCAATTACCGCAATAGGGGTACCGACACGACTATGGATAAGAGCTAATATAACCGCAAAGAAAATGTAGCTGATAATATTATCGAACACTACCAGGTTGTGTGTGAAGTAACCAGTCAATATACCAAGCAGAACCGCCCGCTCTAATACAGTGAAAGTCTCGTCATCTTTTTGGCGAAGAGGCACAACTATCAAGTAATACAGACACGCAACAAAGATACTGAGATAAGCAATCAAACCAAGAAAACCACCAGTCACCAGCCAGTCCATGATTATATTGTGAGACCGGTCAAACCACTGTTCTTGATCAAACAAGAAAGGATCGTATTGCTCGTTAAATACATAGTTGAAGTTACTCTGACCCCAACCCAACACCGGGCGTTCTTTCACCCCTTCCCAGGCCATACCCCAGATAGTGCCTCGCACCTTAAGGTCTTCCGCTAAATTGATATTAGCGATACGAGACAGGTTAGGACTATCTTGAATAAAAGCAGTATCTTTGCCCAAAACAAAAACACCAACCCCAATAAACAGTAAGACAAAAAAACCAATAGCTACTTTTTGCAATTCTTTATATCGAGCACCAAAGATAGCAATATAGCCAATCATCACCGTAAGTCCCACACCAAGGCCCAAAGCCGTACCGCGTGTACCAGTCTCAATCAAAGTAAAGATGAATAATATTGACAGAAGACCATAGATAGCACGATGCCAGTTCACCTTACTTTCAACCAACATCCACAGAGCAATAAAGATGTGAAATAGCATGTATATAGCCAAATACGCAGCATTACCTAAGTAACTTTCTATACGGTTTTTTCCGTAGTTAACATCACCCAATTGCGACATACCGTAGAGAGCTACGATAAAAGCTACAACTAAGGTCGTGTGCAAGAAGTAGCTCCAAAGCTTTTTGGTGGTAAGAACACTACCCAACACCAACACATACAAAAATACGTGCACCAACGTAATATAGCCATCCATACGTTCAAAGTTACTCCAAAAACTTGACGGTGGATGCTTACCAAAGAGATCAGCAAAAAACATTACAACCAGGAGTAAAACAAATCCAGACAACACCCACGAGAACTTCGGTCGATACTTAACTTCCGACAAAGCCAAAACCACCCAGGCCACAAAAGCCAGCTCAACTAAGATTCGGAAAGCGAAGTTTTTACCAGTAATAAATGGAAAGAAATAATCATTAGCGACATAAAGTGTCAAAAAAGGTACAGCGAAAAGGCCACCGTATACCACTGCTTTTATAAAACTATTCATATGTGTGTCAATATAACATATTTAAAAAATACTATGCTCTAGACTATACAGAGTATGGTACTCGTAATATGGCTTTAACCACAGTTACTTAAGTAGTATTTTAAATGTTATACTGCTTAACACCTTGTAGTACATACCCTGTATGAAGAAACTAATCACCACTATTGTCAATGGAATAAGATATGAGCCCGTCGCTTTTTTTCACTATTGTTTATCTTTTTTAATTTACCCTCACTCTGTTGATTTTCATAAAAAAACTCCAACCGAACTAAAAGACGACTTAAAGAAGGGCAAGTCCCTTATCAGGGT
Above is a genomic segment from Candidatus Nomurabacteria bacterium containing:
- the secA gene encoding preprotein translocase subunit SecA is translated as MSFLDRFFGPTYEKELKSIQPIVEAINEKESVYKVLSDTDLVTKTEELKKLVAEGTSLDDILIDAFALTREAAKRTLNIRHYDVQMIGGVILHRGKITEMRTGEGKTLVGTLPAYLNALSGQGVHVVTVNDYLSRRDAVWMGQIYDALGLTVGVINHDASYIYDPNHQDKDEERDEVGSYKVVYDFLRPCTRKEAYEADITYGTNSEFGFDFLRDNIEYEATNLRQRGHVFAIVDEIDSILIDEARTPLIISAPANDSENLYTLFANIARNLKPEEHYLVDEKLKSATLTDAGIEAAEKMLGVENIYTEKGIKYVHHLETAVRAKAIYTKDKEYVVRGNEVVIVDEFTGRLQPGRRWSEGLHQAVEAKEGVPIQRESKTFASITYQNYFRMYGKLAGMTGTALTSQEEFFTVYNLEVIPVPTNKPVARIDHNDLIFQNELGKFKAIINKVKEVHEKGQPILIGTASIDSNERLSAALAEAGIKHQMLNAKNHEREGEIIAEAGRIKAVTLATNMAGRGVDIKLGGPEATTEMAEAVKGLGGLFVLGTERHEARRIDNQLRGRAGRQGDPGETQFYVSMEDTLMRVFGGDRVKGLMGKFGIPEDQPIEMKMLSNTLENAQTRIEGFHFDSRKQVLAYDDVLNQQRMVVYARRYKLLLGEQAEIDSILSELREYDGVPELIENKQAELGEDAFRGLLRRLTLQMIDTLWVEHLEVMNYTRSSVNLRAYGQRDPLIEYRKEGVRLFKEMQQALIDRLIEIIPKLQPVIVEREEAVMKEQAEAAQKSAGETAFTKNNTPKQPARNDAQYGRNDMVTITNGKEIQTMKYKKAEPLLADKSWTIVDKNK
- a CDS encoding redoxin domain-containing protein → MENEDFYPLFDTLTIGDIVPEEINLDVYQNEEFKGMSFSELRGKWVVLVFYPKDFTFVCPTELGELADLYEEFKKLNAEVISVSTDTPEVHKAWHDTSNTIKKITYPMAADPSHVISESFGVLIEDQGVTHRGTFIISPEGEIKTIEISCDAVGRSAKETLRKLKAAKFVNENPAKVCPASWNEGDDTLTPGIDLVGKI
- the murB gene encoding UDP-N-acetylmuramate dehydrogenase; translated protein: MEVEVKESVLMCNYTTLKVGGEARYFVVLNSKDEVEMAGRFAKQTALPFLVLGSGSNILFSDNGYHGIVFHNQIKGRQYTEDDNDQVTLVCQAGEILDEVIADTVDRGFWGLENLSAIPGTVGAVPVQNVGAYGVEVSDLITFVETYDVTSGVWRKFTRDECRFGYRDSFFKTSEGRNHIIVAVHFNLQKKPVPKISYADLVNYFSDREITQSAIRKVVVEIRSNKFPDWHETGTAGSFFKNPIISTEDSEVLLNKYPNLPIYKTSDSKVKISLGYILDKICNLKGYRKGDVALFDKQALVLINLGSQNAAEIKSFSEDIIKKVYNKTGVTIIPEVNIIE
- a CDS encoding O-antigen ligase family protein translates to MNSFIKAVVYGGLFAVPFLTLYVANDYFFPFITGKNFAFRILVELAFVAWVVLALSEVKYRPKFSWVLSGFVLLLVVMFFADLFGKHPPSSFWSNFERMDGYITLVHVFLYVLVLGSVLTTKKLWSYFLHTTLVVAFIVALYGMSQLGDVNYGKNRIESYLGNAAYLAIYMLFHIFIALWMLVESKVNWHRAIYGLLSILFIFTLIETGTRGTALGLGVGLTVMIGYIAIFGARYKELQKVAIGFFVLLFIGVGVFVLGKDTAFIQDSPNLSRIANINLAEDLKVRGTIWGMAWEGVKERPVLGWGQSNFNYVFNEQYDPFLFDQEQWFDRSHNIIMDWLVTGGFLGLIAYLSIFVACLYYLIVVPLRQKDDETFTVLERAVLLGILTGYFTHNLVVFDNIISYIFFAVILALIHSRVGTPIAVIDKIKVDKSLINQFALPVAAVVVVLVIYTLQVPGMRAAGDIIDGYSTNDPELRLEAFDRALSRDSFAYQEIVEQLAQQAMNIMQDSKIPDDIKKQYVTRSEQELLNLIEWKPGDARVHVFVGSFYRAIGNLDEAAKQMAIARDLSPEKQSIISQQGIVAYSQGDYETAKDFFKESYDLDHRNTEALQFYMSMLFLNNQGDEAKSLANSDDVLSRISSNDFLLSVVNQVNDIDFLIKLYEARIEKDPANEQNWVSLSFLHYKQGNKEEAVKALESGAEAKPSFSKMATCFAENIKAGNEPQAGCQ